The Streptomyces sp. NBC_01454 genome includes a window with the following:
- a CDS encoding pilus assembly protein TadG-related protein — MNPLTRLRTLLTPLRDDRGSLSLWWILMVIPLLIMLGITYDLGGKLRDIEHADAIAAEAARAGAQAIDPAQAVPGDAVVLDPAQAAAEARRYLTAAGVDGTVTVDGNGTTITVDVTTRRPTVFLQVIGQPSLDVEGHASAELLHGVGAPEE; from the coding sequence ATGAACCCACTGACGCGTCTTCGCACGCTCCTCACCCCGCTGCGCGACGACCGCGGCTCCCTGTCCCTGTGGTGGATCCTCATGGTGATCCCCTTGCTGATCATGCTCGGGATCACCTACGACCTGGGCGGCAAGCTCCGCGACATCGAGCACGCCGACGCGATCGCCGCCGAAGCCGCCCGGGCCGGCGCGCAGGCCATCGACCCCGCGCAGGCCGTACCGGGCGACGCCGTCGTCCTCGATCCGGCCCAGGCCGCGGCCGAGGCCCGCCGCTACCTGACGGCCGCCGGAGTGGACGGCACCGTCACCGTCGACGGCAACGGCACCACCATCACCGTCGACGTCACCACCCGGCGCCCCACCGTCTTCCTGCAGGTCATCGGCCAGCCCTCGCTGGACGTCGAAGGCCACGCCTCCGCCGAGCTGCTC
- a CDS encoding TadE/TadG family type IV pilus assembly protein has product MTLPARWNPDDDEGRIAVEFVMWVPAVLLFFALAMVAGRVITASNAVDAAAADAAREASLARTANEAYPRAKAAAQSAFDDSKLHCASTSVTVDTSGFSAPLGQYGAVTARVRCTVSLADLGAGFGSKTVESSFTSVIDRYRQR; this is encoded by the coding sequence GTGACCCTGCCCGCGCGCTGGAACCCGGACGACGACGAGGGCCGCATCGCGGTCGAGTTCGTCATGTGGGTGCCGGCCGTCCTGCTGTTCTTCGCGCTGGCCATGGTCGCCGGGCGCGTCATCACCGCGAGCAACGCGGTCGACGCCGCGGCCGCCGACGCCGCCCGCGAGGCCTCCCTCGCACGCACCGCAAACGAGGCCTACCCGCGAGCCAAGGCGGCGGCCCAGTCGGCGTTCGACGACAGCAAACTGCACTGCGCGAGCACGTCGGTCACCGTGGACACCTCCGGCTTCTCCGCACCGCTGGGCCAGTACGGGGCGGTCACCGCGCGCGTCCGCTGCACCGTCTCGCTCGCCGACCTGGGCGCCGGGTTCGGATCCAAGACCGTCGAGTCGTCCTTCACCTCCGTCATCGACAGGTACCGGCAGCGATGA
- a CDS encoding type II secretion system F family protein, with translation MGMLIAGFVTAGMVAGLLLVFAGFRGSAAPASARPVKVRQARPPRARRMLRLQIGGAAAGAMLIWAVTGWLPSALLMALTVFFLPWLLNPNKSATEQIERLEALAQWTKRLSDLVKTGIGIEDAIATSVRTAPKPIEREVADLAVRLHSRMEPREALTAFARALGDPRADLVAAALLLRIRDRGPGLADVLSDLGNRTKDIVRRRRDTEAYRAKHRTTVRWICAITVVVVIATSFNKEQVEPYGTPLGMIVMLVLMAAVVALFWWMNRLGATVTLPGFMGNSAPASPAAKPAEQMEGVR, from the coding sequence ATGGGGATGCTGATCGCCGGATTCGTCACGGCGGGCATGGTGGCTGGCCTGCTGCTGGTCTTCGCCGGATTCCGCGGCTCCGCCGCCCCGGCCTCCGCCCGCCCGGTGAAAGTCCGCCAGGCCCGGCCGCCCAGGGCCCGCCGCATGCTGCGCCTGCAGATCGGCGGCGCGGCCGCGGGCGCCATGCTGATCTGGGCCGTCACCGGGTGGCTGCCCTCCGCGCTGCTCATGGCCCTCACCGTCTTCTTCCTGCCGTGGCTGCTGAACCCCAACAAGAGCGCGACCGAGCAGATCGAGCGCCTCGAAGCGCTCGCCCAGTGGACCAAGCGCCTGTCCGACCTGGTGAAGACCGGCATCGGGATCGAGGACGCGATCGCCACCTCGGTGCGTACCGCGCCCAAGCCGATCGAGCGGGAGGTCGCCGACCTTGCCGTGCGGCTGCACTCGCGGATGGAGCCGCGCGAGGCCCTGACCGCGTTCGCCAGGGCCCTGGGCGACCCGCGGGCCGACCTGGTCGCCGCCGCGCTCCTCCTGCGCATCCGCGACCGCGGCCCCGGCCTTGCCGACGTCCTGTCCGACCTGGGCAACCGCACCAAGGACATCGTCCGGCGCCGCCGCGACACCGAGGCCTACCGGGCCAAGCACCGCACCACGGTCCGCTGGATCTGTGCCATCACCGTCGTCGTCGTCATCGCCACCTCCTTCAACAAGGAGCAGGTCGAGCCGTACGGAACACCCCTGGGGATGATCGTCATGCTGGTCCTGATGGCCGCCGTGGTCGCCTTGTTCTGGTGGATGAACCGGCTCGGCGCCACCGTCACGCTGCCCGGCTTCATGGGCAACAGCGCTCCCGCCTCACCCGCGGCCAAGCCGGCCGAGCAGATGGAGGGGGTCCGATGA
- a CDS encoding immunity 49 family protein, producing the protein MTRHEVGEDRTGQALEDIDGRTFGRWHGLRYDSLSIKEIQAMGDELLDYVGALTLQDPALESVPGRLALRTAAECALGVLTLGTCPNGDFEVFFPLIGRELSSEDFAFGDAVDQAPTAGTWVDTFALSVITGLIWEQERMIGPLLKEDYAPMFHSGLPYSPLNSVSDPAELAEMDALGFYLHLVETSRSPWVAPGVPPVRKPEAEERATAAARLDEAGTLTPDQRLLRVLLDDDQATFERALTRRLLEHRDRAGADPAPKTLLPVEAVALAALAVHAHGWELNVRSGYLPAGLLRAPSQ; encoded by the coding sequence GTGACGCGACACGAGGTCGGCGAGGACCGAACCGGTCAGGCCCTGGAGGACATCGACGGGCGGACCTTCGGCCGCTGGCACGGACTGCGCTACGACAGTCTGTCCATCAAGGAAATTCAGGCGATGGGTGACGAGCTCCTCGATTACGTCGGCGCCCTCACCCTCCAGGATCCCGCGCTGGAGAGCGTGCCGGGCCGACTGGCTCTGCGGACGGCGGCGGAGTGCGCGCTCGGTGTCCTAACACTTGGGACCTGCCCCAACGGGGACTTCGAGGTCTTCTTCCCCCTCATCGGTAGGGAGCTCAGCAGCGAAGATTTCGCCTTCGGCGACGCGGTGGACCAGGCGCCCACGGCGGGGACATGGGTGGATACCTTCGCGCTGAGCGTGATCACCGGACTGATCTGGGAACAGGAGCGGATGATCGGCCCTCTGCTGAAAGAGGACTACGCTCCGATGTTCCACTCCGGCCTGCCGTACTCGCCCCTGAACTCGGTCTCGGACCCGGCCGAACTGGCCGAGATGGACGCCCTCGGCTTCTACCTCCACCTGGTGGAGACGTCCCGGTCGCCCTGGGTCGCTCCTGGGGTGCCGCCCGTGCGCAAACCGGAGGCTGAGGAGCGCGCCACGGCCGCCGCGCGGCTCGATGAGGCGGGCACGCTGACCCCCGACCAGCGGCTGCTGCGCGTCCTCCTCGACGACGACCAGGCCACGTTCGAGCGGGCCCTGACCCGCCGTCTCCTGGAACACCGCGACAGGGCCGGTGCAGATCCCGCACCGAAGACGCTGCTACCGGTCGAAGCCGTCGCTCTGGCCGCCCTCGCCGTGCACGCACACGGCTGGGAGCTGAATGTTCGCTCCGGCTACCTGCCGGCGGGCCTGCTGCGTGCCCCGAGCCAGTAG
- a CDS encoding helix-turn-helix domain-containing protein has product MAGRGVTDFAPASLLSERTGANLSRERLAQAASRHEPCLSAAHISLYELGRRTPQLSTVAALARALGVEVRVLLVPVDTADLARLRVEAGLRQGDLARILGLPQARWSRTERGLAAAEARVLRQAAEALRKPYEVVARSAVHTRRTALSAPPGRGRRREMTMPVRRLTTYAP; this is encoded by the coding sequence GTGGCCGGTCGTGGGGTGACCGACTTTGCTCCGGCCTCACTGCTGAGCGAACGGACAGGTGCGAATCTGTCGAGGGAGAGGCTGGCGCAGGCCGCATCCCGGCACGAGCCCTGCCTGAGCGCGGCGCACATCAGCTTGTACGAACTCGGACGCCGCACTCCGCAGTTGAGCACGGTGGCGGCGCTGGCGAGAGCGCTCGGTGTCGAGGTCCGCGTGCTGCTCGTCCCGGTCGACACTGCGGATCTGGCTCGCCTCCGGGTGGAGGCCGGCCTCAGGCAGGGCGACCTCGCACGGATCCTGGGACTGCCGCAGGCCCGTTGGTCCAGAACCGAGCGGGGGCTCGCCGCCGCGGAGGCCCGGGTCCTTCGGCAGGCCGCCGAAGCACTCCGCAAGCCGTACGAGGTGGTGGCCCGGTCGGCGGTCCATACGCGGCGTACCGCTCTCTCGGCGCCTCCCGGACGGGGCCGGCGGCGGGAAATGACCATGCCGGTACGCAGGTTGACCACGTACGCTCCTTAG
- a CDS encoding CpaF family protein, which translates to MTRGRPLFPGPDSSGPGKFQPLPPAAAPRAEGSGSPAPGTAALPGAPSAAGRAALWEWGTVRALRDELSSLMAPEYQAYKESAGKEMTAEEAEQRGWEIIQDLVARWAADFSASRQISPTSADETGLAQAVFDLQFAHGRLQPYLDDDQVENILINGCDNVWVDYASQPNRRVAPIAESDEELVELLQMLARRHGAGERSLSKASPTLALRLSDTSRLQAMIEVTPRPYVVIRKQRVRDASLEKLVEFGTIDASLMHFLKAAMAARKNIMISGTQGVGKTTMLIALAREIDPQERVGTLETEFELFLHEVGHLEQVVPMEAREGNGERVDGRDAGEIELADLIAPSLRMMLRRMIVGEVRSREIVPMLQAMSAGEGGSMCTIHVKRADAVFARIAQLCIQHGGGMTQELAYLTSGMALDFVVHIHMDDRTEHGGTKERFVHQVLEVTGEFSELSGAPAFNRIFTPGPDGRAVPTGTQPACLDDLLRAGFNPEWLSTYQNVGTWMSRPSGKVA; encoded by the coding sequence ATGACGCGAGGTAGGCCGCTCTTCCCCGGGCCCGACTCTTCCGGCCCGGGGAAGTTCCAGCCCCTTCCACCGGCCGCCGCACCGCGCGCCGAGGGTTCCGGCAGCCCTGCCCCCGGCACGGCGGCGCTGCCGGGCGCGCCCTCGGCCGCCGGCCGCGCGGCCCTGTGGGAGTGGGGCACCGTGCGCGCCCTGCGCGACGAGCTCAGCTCGCTGATGGCGCCGGAGTACCAGGCATACAAGGAGTCGGCCGGCAAGGAGATGACGGCCGAGGAGGCCGAGCAGCGCGGCTGGGAGATCATCCAGGACCTCGTGGCCCGCTGGGCGGCCGATTTCTCCGCATCTCGGCAGATCTCTCCGACCTCCGCCGATGAGACCGGCCTGGCGCAGGCCGTCTTCGACCTGCAGTTCGCGCACGGCCGTCTCCAGCCCTACCTGGACGACGACCAGGTCGAGAACATCCTGATCAACGGCTGCGACAACGTGTGGGTGGATTACGCGAGCCAGCCCAACCGCAGGGTCGCGCCGATCGCCGAGTCCGACGAGGAACTCGTCGAGCTGCTGCAGATGCTCGCCCGGCGCCACGGTGCTGGTGAGCGGAGCCTGTCCAAGGCCTCTCCCACCCTGGCCCTGCGGCTGTCGGACACCTCGCGTCTGCAGGCCATGATCGAGGTCACGCCCCGTCCGTACGTCGTGATCCGCAAGCAGCGGGTGCGCGACGCCAGCCTGGAAAAGCTCGTGGAGTTCGGCACCATCGACGCGAGCCTGATGCACTTCCTCAAGGCTGCGATGGCCGCCCGCAAGAACATCATGATCAGCGGCACGCAGGGCGTGGGGAAGACCACCATGCTCATCGCGCTCGCCCGGGAGATCGACCCCCAGGAGCGGGTCGGCACCCTGGAAACCGAATTCGAACTCTTCCTCCACGAGGTCGGGCACCTGGAGCAGGTCGTGCCCATGGAGGCCCGCGAGGGCAACGGCGAGCGGGTCGACGGACGGGATGCCGGCGAGATCGAGCTCGCCGACCTGATCGCGCCGTCGCTTCGCATGATGCTGCGCCGCATGATCGTCGGCGAGGTCCGGTCGCGGGAGATCGTGCCGATGCTGCAGGCCATGAGCGCCGGCGAGGGCGGCTCGATGTGCACCATCCACGTCAAGCGCGCCGACGCGGTGTTCGCCCGCATCGCCCAGCTGTGCATCCAGCACGGCGGCGGCATGACGCAGGAACTCGCCTACCTCACCTCTGGCATGGCGCTCGACTTCGTCGTGCACATCCACATGGACGACCGCACCGAACACGGCGGGACCAAGGAGCGGTTCGTCCACCAGGTCCTGGAAGTCACCGGCGAGTTCAGCGAGTTGAGCGGAGCCCCGGCGTTCAACCGGATCTTCACCCCCGGCCCCGACGGCCGGGCCGTGCCCACGGGCACCCAGCCCGCTTGCCTCGACGACCTGCTCCGCGCCGGCTTCAACCCGGAGTGGCTGTCCACGTACCAGAACGTCGGGACCTGGATGTCCCGCCCGAGCGGCAAGGTGGCCTGA
- a CDS encoding NUDIX hydrolase, which produces MTTVTGPRSAQPVDVPAPIRRVREVAVFRNRFGTLFNDDVVAPSGAAGQYLRWQWNQEGVVVVPVGPEGYALVPAYRYPVHAASLEFPRGGVEGDEELAAAASRELREETGLICQAPRRLGLIHADTGIIASSIHVFVAPVDTTAAQSARPEAMESVSEPVWIAPEEMPRWLADGRIACGVTLAALALVQSRYPTLPAGYPEAIAV; this is translated from the coding sequence GTGACCACAGTGACCGGGCCCAGGTCCGCACAGCCCGTCGACGTTCCGGCGCCCATACGACGTGTCCGGGAGGTCGCTGTCTTCCGCAACCGCTTCGGCACCCTGTTCAACGACGACGTGGTCGCGCCGTCGGGCGCCGCCGGCCAGTACCTGCGGTGGCAGTGGAATCAGGAGGGCGTCGTCGTCGTTCCGGTCGGCCCGGAGGGGTACGCCCTCGTGCCCGCCTACCGTTACCCCGTCCATGCCGCGTCTCTCGAGTTCCCGCGGGGCGGAGTCGAGGGCGACGAGGAACTCGCTGCAGCCGCCTCTCGCGAGCTGCGCGAGGAGACAGGCCTGATCTGCCAGGCGCCGCGCCGGCTCGGCCTCATTCATGCCGACACCGGGATCATCGCCTCCTCGATCCATGTCTTCGTCGCGCCGGTGGACACGACGGCGGCGCAGTCAGCCCGGCCGGAGGCCATGGAGTCCGTCAGCGAGCCCGTCTGGATCGCACCTGAGGAGATGCCCCGGTGGCTGGCCGATGGCCGGATCGCCTGCGGCGTGACGCTGGCGGCGCTCGCCCTGGTCCAGTCCCGGTACCCCACGCTGCCCGCGGGCTACCCCGAGGCCATCGCCGTATAG
- a CDS encoding TadE/TadG family type IV pilus assembly protein, producing the protein MRCPDWARRLGRRLREDDGDASLEMLMCFPAALLLVFLVVDACNIYFAKTAATTAAREAIAGARGYGSTPGEGVQRADAVFDRVGSTLLAPRVSAHSSAERIEYTVTGKAQSVLGLNITVTEHASGPVERWSNP; encoded by the coding sequence ATGCGCTGCCCCGACTGGGCCCGCCGCCTGGGAAGACGGCTGCGCGAGGACGACGGAGACGCGTCGCTGGAGATGCTGATGTGCTTTCCCGCCGCCCTCCTGCTCGTCTTCCTGGTGGTGGACGCCTGCAACATCTACTTCGCCAAGACCGCGGCGACCACCGCCGCCCGCGAGGCGATCGCCGGCGCCCGCGGTTACGGCAGCACCCCCGGCGAGGGCGTCCAGCGGGCCGACGCGGTCTTCGACCGCGTCGGCTCCACGTTGCTCGCCCCCCGGGTGAGCGCCCACAGCAGCGCCGAACGCATCGAGTACACCGTGACCGGCAAGGCCCAGTCCGTGCTCGGCCTGAACATCACCGTGACCGAGCACGCCAGCGGCCCGGTGGAAAGGTGGTCCAACCCGTGA
- a CDS encoding SAF domain-containing protein has translation MTTAPSPSAPDTAHPAPAPQPLVRQPVVRRRRSSWIALGTAVICVCGAAGGWLYTVTSHREPVIAVARDVPMGAELKAEDLIEAQIATDPALKPVPAGDLKKLIGKRTTVGLSRGSLLTRSSVTDEPLVKAGEQLVGVSLTPARLPATRLTPGQKVKVIHTPKESATGSDDNTAGQTLQATVIEVGGPDNSGDRVVDLAVTQLDGTRLATWAASGDVSLVIVPAEG, from the coding sequence ATGACCACCGCACCCAGCCCCTCAGCCCCTGACACCGCGCACCCGGCCCCGGCTCCGCAGCCGCTGGTGCGCCAGCCTGTTGTCCGCCGGCGCAGGTCCAGCTGGATCGCGCTGGGCACGGCCGTGATCTGCGTGTGCGGAGCAGCAGGCGGCTGGCTGTACACGGTGACCAGTCACCGTGAGCCGGTCATCGCGGTCGCCCGGGACGTGCCCATGGGCGCCGAGTTGAAGGCCGAGGACCTCATCGAGGCGCAGATCGCCACCGATCCGGCTCTCAAGCCGGTTCCGGCCGGGGACCTGAAGAAGCTGATCGGCAAGCGCACCACGGTGGGCCTGTCCCGCGGCAGCCTGCTGACCCGTTCGTCGGTCACCGACGAGCCTCTGGTCAAGGCCGGCGAGCAGCTCGTGGGGGTCTCGCTCACGCCCGCCCGGCTGCCGGCGACCCGGCTGACCCCCGGGCAGAAGGTCAAGGTGATCCACACGCCCAAGGAGTCGGCGACCGGGTCCGACGACAACACGGCCGGGCAGACGCTGCAGGCCACGGTCATCGAGGTCGGCGGGCCGGACAACTCCGGCGACCGCGTGGTCGACCTCGCCGTCACTCAGCTCGACGGAACCCGGCTGGCCACGTGGGCCGCGTCCGGCGATGTCTCCCTGGTGATCGTTCCGGCGGAGGGCTGA
- a CDS encoding DUF4209 domain-containing protein yields the protein MPQVEPSVLGALTEAAKDTVSYEAMAIVLAAADIGTNTAVEQQRDALLAALRVRLSGTGKTQDFTGMFFGGPLRSWSVSLAEVTADQLEIWSAYADAVGDPFLRGRLHHLLLAAGHGRKPDHARGAATGYLDAAPRLLAAPERVPGLVLATECLRWAGELARSFNQTDLQKRVTEDVVALIERVLADPEDEPAIVDSLLEGLRVQRYDITDFAERAARRYAGDVHAHVGFLKLLLREVAPGSRRTDIETAIVEALLDAADADINAGLRRHLLLTQAATEARDRGLSELRVRAEMALQNTDPDSLGWTRLRRGIAPPRALFNGARAHIDAAVDLRSALWRTAVDVHPAMREHADDARSQEGLLRIPRTRINIAGPVQVAPPVDADDDHAVELQVLALDFLGHLAAHQLDRIHERFVPDESELISALAHDSVLPEPRARTLAYAFRYFWLGEFDAAACVALPQVEQILRQLLRPRVPMVSVAKGQTPGTVDQLGGLIRRMPAAGYPADWSRALELVLVDPDRGMNLRNNVCHGLIDTPPRHRVALILQAALYLLSHAHGYRTLAPLDQPAP from the coding sequence ATGCCGCAGGTCGAGCCGAGTGTTCTCGGCGCGCTCACGGAAGCGGCGAAGGACACCGTTTCCTATGAGGCCATGGCCATCGTGCTCGCAGCCGCGGACATCGGCACGAACACGGCCGTCGAGCAGCAGCGCGATGCGCTGCTCGCTGCGCTGCGGGTCCGGCTGTCTGGGACCGGGAAGACGCAGGACTTCACCGGGATGTTCTTCGGCGGCCCGCTCAGGTCGTGGTCTGTGAGCCTGGCCGAGGTCACCGCCGACCAGTTGGAGATCTGGAGCGCGTACGCCGATGCCGTGGGCGACCCGTTCCTCCGGGGTCGCCTTCATCATCTGCTGTTGGCCGCAGGACACGGCCGCAAGCCCGATCATGCCCGGGGCGCGGCCACCGGGTACCTGGACGCGGCACCGCGTCTGCTCGCCGCCCCCGAGCGTGTCCCCGGGCTGGTGCTCGCGACCGAGTGCCTGCGCTGGGCCGGAGAGCTCGCCCGGTCCTTCAACCAGACCGATCTGCAGAAGCGCGTCACTGAGGACGTGGTCGCCCTGATCGAACGGGTCCTGGCCGACCCCGAGGACGAGCCGGCGATCGTGGACAGCCTTCTGGAAGGACTGCGCGTTCAGCGCTACGACATCACGGACTTCGCGGAACGCGCCGCACGTCGCTATGCCGGCGATGTGCACGCCCATGTCGGTTTTCTCAAGCTGCTGCTGCGGGAGGTGGCGCCCGGGTCCCGCCGAACCGACATCGAGACCGCGATCGTCGAGGCCCTGCTCGATGCCGCCGACGCCGACATCAACGCTGGCCTCCGTCGCCACCTCCTGCTGACCCAGGCCGCGACCGAAGCACGGGATCGAGGTCTGTCCGAGCTGCGGGTGCGTGCCGAGATGGCCCTGCAGAACACCGATCCGGACTCCCTGGGATGGACCCGCCTCCGTCGCGGAATCGCTCCCCCGCGTGCACTGTTCAACGGCGCGCGGGCGCACATCGACGCCGCTGTAGACCTGCGAAGCGCCCTGTGGCGCACTGCGGTAGACGTCCATCCGGCGATGCGCGAGCACGCTGACGACGCCCGCTCACAGGAAGGCCTGCTGCGGATTCCGCGCACGCGCATCAACATCGCCGGACCTGTCCAGGTCGCCCCGCCCGTCGACGCCGACGACGACCATGCCGTCGAACTGCAGGTCCTCGCGTTGGACTTCCTCGGGCACCTCGCCGCCCACCAGCTCGACCGTATCCACGAGCGTTTCGTACCCGACGAGTCCGAGCTGATCTCCGCCCTGGCCCACGACAGCGTGCTGCCCGAGCCTCGCGCCCGAACCCTCGCCTACGCCTTCCGGTACTTCTGGCTGGGGGAGTTCGACGCGGCGGCGTGCGTCGCCCTGCCACAGGTTGAGCAGATCCTCCGACAGCTCCTGCGCCCCCGAGTCCCGATGGTGTCCGTGGCCAAAGGGCAGACACCCGGCACCGTGGACCAACTGGGCGGACTCATCCGCCGCATGCCGGCCGCCGGGTATCCCGCAGACTGGAGCCGCGCCCTGGAGCTTGTCCTCGTCGACCCCGACCGCGGCATGAACCTGCGCAACAACGTCTGCCACGGCTTGATCGACACCCCGCCCAGGCACCGCGTCGCGCTCATCCTCCAGGCAGCGCTGTACCTGCTCAGCCACGCCCACGGATATCGAACCCTCGCGCCCCTCGACCAGCCCGCCCCGTGA
- a CDS encoding type II secretion system F family protein: MTPLALALLIGAGMGAGLFLLVRELFPSGPALGPALERLHGTAAAPRSHKTDDEPPALTRAGDAVAERVRHWPGITIPVKNLNLVGESVGELFGAKLLHFAVGLLLPSLFTLIVAMAGVQFPIVLSGLVGLLAGAGMWFVPDAQLAKRAARARAEATQAVMAYAELAAMERVSSAGAQDTLERPAEVGSGWVFQRIQAALLRARLDRAPAWEALRQISDELDVPAAADIADIVSSAGTDGAAIYATLRSRAESLADEQAADDQARANAASESLVVPVTLLSMVLLVFFGFPAVARIFSV, encoded by the coding sequence ATGACACCGCTCGCTCTGGCCCTGCTCATCGGTGCCGGCATGGGCGCCGGCCTGTTCCTGCTCGTGCGCGAGCTCTTCCCCTCCGGGCCCGCCCTGGGCCCCGCCCTGGAGCGCCTGCACGGCACCGCCGCCGCTCCCCGGTCCCACAAGACCGACGACGAACCCCCTGCCCTGACGCGCGCCGGGGACGCGGTCGCCGAGCGCGTGCGCCACTGGCCGGGCATCACCATCCCGGTCAAGAACCTGAACCTGGTCGGCGAATCGGTCGGGGAGCTGTTCGGGGCGAAGCTGCTGCACTTCGCCGTCGGGCTGCTGCTGCCCTCCCTGTTCACGCTGATCGTCGCGATGGCCGGCGTCCAGTTCCCGATCGTCCTGTCCGGTCTCGTCGGCCTGCTGGCCGGCGCGGGGATGTGGTTCGTGCCCGACGCCCAGCTCGCCAAGCGCGCCGCCCGCGCCCGCGCCGAGGCCACGCAGGCGGTCATGGCGTACGCCGAACTCGCCGCGATGGAGCGGGTCTCCAGCGCCGGCGCCCAGGACACCCTGGAACGGCCCGCCGAGGTCGGCAGCGGCTGGGTCTTCCAGCGCATCCAGGCCGCCCTGCTGCGTGCCCGCCTCGACCGTGCCCCCGCCTGGGAGGCACTGCGCCAGATCTCCGACGAACTCGACGTGCCGGCCGCCGCCGACATCGCCGACATCGTCAGCAGCGCCGGCACCGACGGCGCCGCCATCTACGCCACGCTGCGCAGCCGCGCCGAAAGCCTCGCCGACGAACAGGCCGCCGATGACCAGGCCCGCGCCAACGCCGCCTCCGAAAGCCTCGTAGTGCCCGTGACCCTGCTGTCCATGGTGCTGCTCGTGTTCTTCGGGTTCCCGGCCGTGGCGCGCATCTTCTCCGTCTGA